A single genomic interval of Aestuariirhabdus haliotis harbors:
- a CDS encoding DUF3581 family protein, translating to MLTMDAMLNQFLNRPDNKLCFTRQQSSDFAKHIANDFNVLHDVDAKRFCVPGDLLFAMVLNKKGLSKKMQFTFSGMVNDGVVLEIRELDNGHLSICDENLKEYLDVERSGDVSRDDDMIEHLVRSYVSFSGMNFPHLLVPLMAEKGVMFNPARPLVIYESMALELGTLDLSSPKVEFTGANLEVSGKRGNVTMNFSFSEDGQTVGLGEKRMILSNLRDYEQPVMDEMINEYNHRKERFAA from the coding sequence ATGCTTACAATGGACGCCATGCTAAACCAGTTTCTCAACAGGCCTGACAACAAGCTCTGCTTCACACGTCAACAATCAAGTGATTTCGCCAAACATATCGCCAATGACTTTAATGTCCTGCACGACGTTGATGCCAAGCGATTTTGCGTTCCCGGCGACCTGCTATTTGCCATGGTTCTCAACAAGAAAGGACTGAGCAAAAAAATGCAGTTTACCTTTTCAGGGATGGTTAACGATGGTGTTGTCCTAGAGATCCGCGAGCTTGATAATGGCCATCTCAGCATCTGCGATGAAAACCTTAAAGAGTATCTGGATGTCGAGCGGAGCGGCGATGTCAGCCGGGATGATGACATGATCGAACACCTGGTTCGCAGCTATGTTTCGTTCTCAGGCATGAATTTTCCCCACCTGTTAGTACCCCTTATGGCCGAGAAAGGCGTTATGTTTAATCCGGCGCGCCCACTGGTTATTTACGAGAGTATGGCGCTCGAACTTGGCACTCTCGACTTGTCATCGCCCAAGGTAGAGTTCACCGGCGCCAACCTGGAAGTTTCAGGCAAGCGGGGAAATGTCACTATGAACTTTAGTTTTAGTGAAGATGGTCAAACGGTAGGCCTAGGTGAAAAGCGTATGATTTTGAGCAACCTGAGAGACTACGAACAACCGGTGATGGATGAGATGATCAATGAGTATAACCATCGGAAAGAACGCTTCGCCGCCTGA
- the tviB gene encoding Vi polysaccharide biosynthesis UDP-N-acetylglucosamine C-6 dehydrogenase TviB, with protein sequence MFRELEEVRIGVLGLGYVGLPLAAEFGKHYPTVGFDIDRGRVDELCSGTDRTLEVDADELAQARQLTYSCELAALRECNVYIVTVPTPIDRFHNPDLTPLTKASESLAQVVSRGDVVIYESTVYPGATEEHCIPIIEQGSDLVYNRDFFAGYSPERINPGDKEHRLVNILKVTSGSTAEVADFVDALYASIIVAGTHKASSLRVAEAAKVIENTQRDLNIALVNELSLIFEKLGIDTLEVLEAAGTKWNFLPFRPGLVGGHCIGVDPYYLTYKAQEIGYRPEVIMAGRRINDGMGPYVAENLIKAMIAQKIDVAQSRVLVLGLTFKENCPDLRNTRVIDIVEELQGWGITVDIHDPWIDCDEAQREYGVDVMADCPEQRYDGIVLAVGHDQFVRMTRQQLGELRNDVSVLFDVKSVLPKGWADLRL encoded by the coding sequence GTGTTCAGGGAACTTGAAGAGGTACGTATAGGGGTTTTGGGTCTGGGTTATGTGGGTCTACCCCTGGCGGCGGAATTTGGTAAGCATTATCCAACGGTTGGTTTTGATATAGATCGGGGTAGAGTGGATGAGCTTTGCTCGGGTACCGACCGCACACTTGAAGTTGATGCTGACGAACTGGCTCAGGCCAGGCAGCTGACCTACAGCTGTGAGCTTGCTGCGTTACGTGAGTGTAATGTTTATATCGTCACTGTCCCCACCCCCATAGACCGATTTCATAATCCAGACCTCACCCCCCTGACCAAGGCAAGCGAAAGTCTTGCCCAAGTGGTCTCCAGGGGGGATGTGGTGATCTACGAATCAACCGTTTACCCGGGAGCCACCGAAGAGCATTGCATACCCATTATCGAGCAAGGCTCTGATCTGGTTTATAACCGCGATTTTTTTGCCGGTTACAGTCCGGAAAGAATCAACCCCGGCGACAAGGAACATCGGCTGGTTAATATTCTCAAGGTTACTTCGGGCTCTACTGCGGAAGTGGCGGATTTTGTCGATGCTCTTTACGCCAGCATTATTGTTGCCGGAACCCATAAGGCCAGTAGTCTGCGTGTGGCCGAGGCTGCCAAGGTGATCGAAAACACTCAGCGGGACCTGAATATTGCGCTGGTCAACGAACTGTCATTAATTTTCGAGAAACTGGGGATCGATACCCTGGAGGTTCTGGAGGCCGCCGGTACCAAATGGAACTTCCTGCCGTTTCGCCCGGGTCTGGTTGGGGGGCACTGTATTGGCGTAGACCCCTATTACTTGACCTACAAAGCGCAGGAAATTGGCTATCGTCCGGAGGTGATTATGGCGGGGCGACGAATCAATGATGGTATGGGCCCCTATGTCGCCGAAAATCTGATAAAAGCGATGATTGCTCAAAAAATCGATGTCGCACAAAGCCGGGTTCTGGTGCTGGGGTTAACCTTCAAGGAAAACTGCCCCGACCTTCGTAACACCCGTGTCATCGACATTGTCGAGGAACTTCAGGGTTGGGGCATTACCGTTGATATACATGACCCCTGGATCGATTGTGACGAAGCGCAGCGTGAATACGGCGTTGATGTAATGGCCGATTGTCCAGAGCAGCGCTACGATGGCATCGTTCTCGCTGTCGGGCATGATCAGTTTGTGCGCATGACCCGGCAGCAATTGGGTGAGCTGCGTAATGATGTATCGGTATTGTTCGATGTGAAGTCGGTATTGCCAAAAGGATGGGCCGATCTGCGCTTGTAG
- a CDS encoding UDP-glucose dehydrogenase family protein, producing MQLTIFGTGYVGLVTGACLAEVGHHVLCVDVDEEKINCLLRGEIPIFEPGLEALVQRNFDLGRLQFTTDVRKGVEYAEIQFIAVGTPPDEDGSADLQYLLAVARNIGRYMSEPRLIIDKSTVPVGTADKVRATVQDQLAERSLELSFDVVSNPEFLKEGAAIEDFMKPDRIVVGSDNDRSRALMRELYAPFNRSSDRMVFMDLRSAELTKYAANAMLATKISFMNEMANLAERLGADIEQVRRGIGSDPRIGYHFIYPGCGYGGSCFPKDVQALERTAREVGYEAELLSAVEGINQRQKHRLYQRLEQYFSGALHDKTIALWGLAFKPKTDDMREAPSRTLMEALWAVGAQVKAYDPQAMEEARRIYGDSEQLTLCNSAEEALRGADVLAICTEWSEFRAPDFDLIRETLSIPAIFDGRNLYDPATLREYGLDYIGIGQANWPVSTEVNS from the coding sequence ATGCAGCTGACAATATTTGGAACTGGATATGTAGGTTTGGTAACGGGGGCCTGTTTGGCCGAGGTTGGTCACCATGTACTCTGTGTGGATGTTGATGAAGAGAAAATCAACTGCCTGCTACGAGGTGAGATCCCTATCTTCGAGCCGGGTCTCGAAGCCCTGGTGCAGCGAAACTTTGATCTGGGGCGATTGCAGTTTACGACCGATGTCCGCAAGGGTGTCGAGTACGCTGAAATACAGTTTATTGCGGTGGGTACGCCCCCGGATGAGGACGGTTCAGCGGATCTGCAATATCTGTTAGCCGTCGCGAGGAATATTGGTCGCTATATGTCCGAGCCTCGTCTGATCATCGACAAATCTACAGTGCCTGTCGGTACCGCTGACAAAGTCAGGGCAACGGTGCAGGATCAACTGGCTGAACGATCCCTTGAGCTGTCTTTCGATGTGGTATCCAACCCCGAGTTTCTGAAAGAGGGGGCTGCCATCGAAGATTTTATGAAACCTGATCGCATTGTCGTTGGTAGCGACAATGATCGTAGCCGGGCCTTGATGCGGGAGCTCTATGCTCCCTTTAACCGTAGTAGCGACCGAATGGTTTTTATGGATCTTCGGTCCGCTGAGCTGACCAAATACGCTGCCAATGCGATGCTGGCGACGAAAATCAGTTTTATGAACGAGATGGCTAATCTGGCGGAGCGCCTGGGGGCAGATATTGAGCAGGTGCGGCGAGGTATTGGTTCTGACCCTCGTATTGGTTACCACTTTATTTATCCCGGTTGTGGTTATGGCGGCTCCTGTTTTCCAAAGGACGTACAAGCTCTGGAGCGTACGGCACGAGAGGTTGGGTATGAAGCCGAATTGTTGTCAGCCGTTGAAGGGATCAATCAGCGGCAAAAGCACAGGCTCTACCAGCGTCTGGAGCAATACTTCTCTGGTGCCTTGCACGACAAAACGATTGCGCTCTGGGGATTGGCGTTCAAACCGAAAACCGATGATATGCGCGAGGCACCTAGTCGTACACTGATGGAGGCGCTGTGGGCTGTTGGTGCGCAGGTTAAAGCTTATGATCCGCAAGCCATGGAAGAAGCGCGTCGCATCTATGGGGATTCTGAACAGTTAACGTTGTGTAACAGCGCTGAGGAAGCCCTGCGAGGAGCCGATGTGTTGGCCATTTGTACCGAGTGGAGCGAATTCAGGGCGCCAGATTTTGATCTGATTCGAGAGACTTTGTCGATTCCTGCCATCTTTGATGGCCGTAATCTCTATGACCCGGCCACCTTGCGTGAGTACGGTCTGGATTACATAGGGATAGGGCAAGCAAACTGGCCGGTATCGACAGAGGTGAACTCATGA
- the thrS gene encoding threonine--tRNA ligase, translating into MPSITLPDGSVRQFDNPVTILQVAEDIGPGLAKATIAGRVDGELQDACELISNDAQLQIITAKDEEGLEIIRHSCAHLIGHAIKQLQPEAKMAIGPVIEEGFYYDIDTPEALTLEDLAALEKRMKDLIAKGYDVIKKWTPVAEARRIFEERGELYKVEIIDGLGEEVEQVGLYYHEEYVDMCRGPHVPNTRFLKALKLTKLAGAYWRGDSKNKMLQRVYGTAWGDKKALNAYLQRIEEAEKRDHRKLGKRLDLFHTQEEAPGMVFWHPNGWTIYQVVEQYMRKVQVENGYQEIKTPQVVDRTLWERSGHWDKFQEMMFTTNSENRDYAVKPMNCPCHIQVFNQGLRSYRDLPLRLAEFGSCHRNEPSGTLHGLMRVRNFTQDDAHIFCSEEAIQEEVATFIELLYEVYKDFGFDDIILKLSTRPEQRVGSDEVWDQSEAALEAALNATGLEWDLLPGEGAFYGPKIEFSLKDCIGRVWQCGTIQVDFSMPGRLDAQFVAEDGSRQTPVMLHRAILGSFERFIGILVENYAGAMPVWLAPTQAVILNITDNQAEYAQNVAKTLKEAGFRADADLRNEKIGFKIREHTIQKVPYQLVVGDKEMENGTVAVRTRSGEDLGTMVLDDLVKLLNTEVAKLGRTQADA; encoded by the coding sequence ATGCCTTCAATTACTCTTCCCGATGGCAGTGTTCGTCAGTTCGATAACCCCGTTACTATCCTGCAAGTGGCCGAAGATATCGGCCCTGGCCTCGCCAAGGCGACAATTGCCGGGCGCGTCGATGGTGAGTTGCAAGACGCTTGCGAATTGATCAGCAATGATGCTCAGCTGCAGATAATAACGGCAAAAGACGAAGAGGGACTGGAGATTATCCGTCATTCCTGCGCGCACCTGATTGGCCATGCTATCAAGCAGCTGCAGCCAGAGGCCAAAATGGCCATCGGTCCGGTGATCGAAGAGGGATTTTATTACGATATCGATACACCGGAAGCGCTAACTCTAGAAGACCTGGCTGCGCTGGAAAAGCGCATGAAAGACCTGATCGCCAAGGGTTACGACGTCATCAAGAAATGGACTCCGGTTGCCGAAGCGCGCCGAATCTTTGAAGAGCGCGGTGAGCTCTACAAGGTTGAGATCATCGATGGCTTGGGTGAAGAGGTCGAGCAGGTCGGGCTCTACTATCATGAAGAATATGTCGATATGTGTCGTGGTCCTCATGTGCCCAATACTCGCTTTTTGAAAGCACTAAAGTTGACCAAGCTGGCCGGAGCTTATTGGCGTGGTGACTCCAAAAACAAAATGTTGCAGCGAGTTTATGGCACCGCCTGGGGTGATAAAAAAGCTCTGAATGCTTATTTGCAACGGATTGAAGAGGCTGAGAAGCGAGATCACCGTAAGCTCGGCAAGCGGCTCGATCTGTTTCATACCCAGGAAGAAGCGCCGGGTATGGTTTTTTGGCACCCCAATGGTTGGACTATCTATCAGGTGGTCGAGCAATATATGCGAAAAGTGCAGGTTGAAAATGGCTACCAGGAGATCAAGACTCCGCAGGTGGTCGATCGCACCCTGTGGGAGCGCTCAGGTCACTGGGATAAGTTTCAGGAGATGATGTTTACCACGAATTCTGAAAATCGCGATTATGCGGTAAAGCCCATGAACTGTCCCTGCCATATTCAGGTGTTTAATCAGGGTTTGCGCAGCTATCGTGATCTGCCGTTGCGTCTGGCGGAATTTGGCTCCTGTCATCGAAATGAGCCTTCAGGGACTTTGCATGGCTTGATGCGGGTGCGCAATTTCACTCAGGATGATGCTCATATCTTCTGCAGCGAAGAAGCCATACAGGAAGAGGTGGCGACCTTTATCGAGTTGCTTTATGAGGTGTATAAAGACTTTGGCTTCGACGATATTATCCTTAAGCTTTCCACGCGTCCTGAGCAGCGAGTGGGCTCTGATGAGGTCTGGGATCAATCTGAGGCGGCTCTGGAGGCTGCGCTGAATGCGACTGGACTGGAGTGGGATCTGCTGCCCGGAGAGGGTGCTTTCTACGGCCCCAAGATTGAGTTCTCGCTCAAAGATTGTATTGGCCGTGTATGGCAGTGCGGCACCATTCAGGTCGACTTCTCCATGCCGGGTCGCCTGGATGCCCAGTTTGTGGCCGAGGACGGGTCTCGCCAAACCCCGGTAATGTTGCACCGGGCTATTTTGGGATCTTTTGAGCGTTTTATCGGTATTTTGGTGGAAAACTACGCCGGGGCAATGCCCGTTTGGTTGGCGCCAACTCAGGCTGTAATTCTCAATATTACGGATAATCAGGCTGAATACGCCCAAAATGTTGCAAAAACCTTGAAAGAAGCAGGTTTCAGGGCCGATGCGGACTTGAGAAACGAGAAGATCGGCTTTAAAATCCGCGAGCACACAATTCAGAAAGTGCCTTATCAGCTTGTTGTGGGTGATAAGGAGATGGAAAACGGCACCGTAGCCGTGCGAACCCGTTCTGGTGAGGATCTGGGAACCATGGTTTTGGACGATTTGGTTAAGCTATTGAATACAGAAGTAGCTAAACTGGGTAGAACCCAAGCGGATGCCTGA
- the uvrB gene encoding excinuclease ABC subunit UvrB: MDREFKVTSRFEPAGDQPTAIKELVEGIDAGLACQTLLGVTGSGKTFTIANVIANVQRPTVVMAPNKTLAAQLYGEFKEFFPNNAVEYFVSYYDYYQPEAYVPTSDTYIEKDASVNDHIEQMRLSATKALMERPDAIIVASVSAIYGLGDPESYLKMMMHLDRGERIDQRAILRRLAELQYTRNDVELHRGTYRVRGDVIDVFPAESDMEAVRIELFDEEVENLSYFDPLTGEVLRRVPRVTVYPKSHYVTPRETLLDAVEHIKVELDERLQQLRDNNKLVELQRLEQRTRFDLEMIMELGYCSGIENYSRYLSGRGAGQAPPTLFDYIPDNALLVIDESHVTVSQIGAMYKGDRSRKETLVEFGFRLPSALDNRPMRFEEWEQKKPQTIFVSATPGNYEEEHQGRVVEQVVRPTGLVDPELEVRPASTQVDDLMSQINQRVAKGERVLVTVLTKRMAEDLTDYLSDHDVRVRYLHSDIDTVERVEIIRDLRLGAFDVLVGINLLREGLDMPEVSLVAILDADKEGFLRSERSLIQTIGRAARNLNGKAILYADRITGSMERAMAETERRRSKQLEFNHLNGIVPKGVHKDIADILEGAVAPGSKGRSKRKVAEKNAEYESSAMTVAELTTKIAELEEKMYQHAKNLEFEEAASVRDGIGRLRVQLLER, encoded by the coding sequence ATGGACCGAGAATTTAAGGTCACATCCCGTTTTGAACCCGCAGGTGACCAGCCAACAGCCATCAAAGAGCTGGTGGAAGGTATAGACGCCGGATTGGCCTGCCAAACGCTGCTAGGTGTTACCGGCTCGGGCAAGACCTTTACCATTGCTAATGTGATAGCCAACGTACAGCGACCCACCGTGGTTATGGCGCCGAACAAAACCCTGGCTGCTCAGCTGTACGGCGAGTTCAAGGAGTTTTTCCCCAATAACGCGGTGGAATACTTTGTCTCCTACTACGACTATTACCAGCCAGAAGCCTATGTGCCGACCTCCGATACTTACATTGAGAAAGATGCATCGGTAAACGATCACATCGAGCAGATGCGATTGTCTGCAACCAAGGCATTGATGGAGCGGCCGGATGCCATCATTGTGGCGTCGGTCTCGGCAATCTATGGTTTGGGTGATCCTGAATCCTATTTGAAAATGATGATGCATCTGGACCGGGGTGAGCGCATCGATCAGCGAGCCATTCTGCGACGATTGGCCGAGCTGCAATACACACGTAACGACGTAGAGTTGCATCGTGGTACCTACCGGGTTCGGGGTGATGTGATTGACGTGTTTCCGGCCGAATCGGATATGGAAGCCGTACGCATCGAACTGTTCGATGAGGAGGTGGAGAACCTCAGTTACTTTGACCCCCTGACCGGGGAGGTGTTGCGCCGTGTTCCCCGAGTGACGGTGTATCCCAAGTCGCACTATGTGACGCCTCGAGAAACCCTGCTCGATGCGGTGGAACACATTAAGGTAGAGCTGGATGAGCGGCTGCAACAGCTGCGGGACAATAACAAACTGGTGGAGTTGCAACGACTGGAGCAACGCACAAGGTTCGATCTTGAGATGATTATGGAGCTGGGATACTGCTCGGGTATTGAAAACTACTCTCGGTACCTTTCTGGGCGCGGGGCGGGTCAGGCACCACCAACCCTGTTTGACTATATTCCCGATAATGCCCTGTTAGTGATTGATGAATCCCATGTTACGGTGTCGCAAATCGGCGCCATGTATAAAGGGGATCGATCACGCAAGGAAACTCTGGTTGAGTTTGGCTTTCGTTTGCCCTCGGCACTGGATAATCGTCCAATGCGATTTGAAGAGTGGGAGCAGAAGAAGCCCCAGACCATTTTCGTCTCTGCTACGCCTGGCAATTACGAAGAAGAACATCAGGGGCGTGTCGTCGAGCAGGTGGTTCGACCGACCGGGTTGGTCGATCCCGAACTTGAGGTGCGCCCGGCCTCTACACAGGTTGATGATCTGATGTCTCAGATCAACCAGCGAGTTGCGAAGGGTGAACGGGTATTGGTGACGGTACTGACCAAACGCATGGCGGAAGACCTGACTGATTACCTGTCGGATCATGATGTGCGTGTACGTTATTTGCACTCCGATATTGATACGGTTGAACGGGTTGAGATCATTCGTGATCTCAGGCTCGGGGCCTTTGATGTATTGGTAGGGATCAACCTGTTGCGAGAAGGTCTCGATATGCCTGAGGTGTCTCTGGTTGCTATATTGGATGCGGATAAGGAAGGTTTCCTTCGTTCCGAGCGTTCATTGATTCAGACCATTGGTCGTGCCGCCCGTAATTTAAATGGTAAGGCTATACTCTATGCGGATCGCATTACGGGTTCCATGGAGCGAGCTATGGCGGAAACCGAGCGGCGCCGTAGTAAGCAACTCGAGTTTAATCATCTAAATGGTATTGTCCCTAAAGGGGTGCACAAAGACATCGCTGATATTCTTGAGGGCGCAGTCGCCCCCGGCAGTAAAGGTCGGTCCAAACGCAAAGTTGCAGAAAAAAATGCGGAATATGAAAGCTCTGCCATGACAGTTGCCGAGTTGACCACTAAAATTGCGGAACTCGAAGAGAAAATGTATCAGCATGCCAAGAATCTCGAGTTCGAAGAGGCGGCCTCGGTTCGTGATGGTATCGGTCGATTAAGGGTCCAGCTGCTTGAGCGGTAA
- a CDS encoding NAD-dependent epimerase: protein MNVLVTGAAGFIGFHLCKYLLARGDRVIGVDNLNDYYDVNLKQARLRELEQGASSDRFRFLKLDIADKSAVETLFSEGAFERVVNLAAQAGVRYSIENPDAYISSNIVGFMNLLEGCRHHNIEHLVYASSSSVYGANETLPFSEHDNVDHPLSLYAATKKSNELMAHTYSSLYQLPTTGLRFFTVYGPWGRPDMALFLFTRNILAGEPIDVFNHGHHRRDFTYIDDIVEGVVRALDNVADCDPNWRGVNPDPASSFAPWRVFNIGNGKPVELMTYIHTIEKVVGRKARINLKPMQPGDVPETAADVEALEAAVHYRPNTTVEEGIERFVYWYRGFYSV, encoded by the coding sequence ATGAATGTCTTGGTAACCGGCGCTGCAGGATTTATAGGTTTTCATCTCTGTAAATACCTTCTGGCCCGGGGAGACCGAGTGATCGGTGTTGATAATCTCAATGATTATTATGATGTGAACCTGAAGCAGGCTCGCCTACGAGAACTTGAGCAGGGAGCCAGCAGTGATCGCTTTCGCTTTTTGAAACTTGATATTGCTGATAAATCGGCCGTAGAGACACTCTTTAGCGAAGGTGCCTTTGAGCGAGTGGTTAATCTCGCTGCTCAGGCCGGGGTTCGCTATTCGATTGAAAATCCGGATGCTTATATCAGTTCGAATATCGTTGGTTTTATGAATCTTCTTGAAGGTTGCCGACACCATAATATTGAGCATCTGGTCTACGCCTCCTCGAGTTCCGTTTATGGCGCCAATGAAACCTTGCCGTTCAGTGAGCATGATAATGTCGACCACCCTTTGTCTCTGTACGCGGCGACCAAAAAATCCAATGAACTGATGGCGCATACCTATTCGTCCCTATATCAGCTACCAACAACCGGGCTGCGTTTTTTTACGGTGTACGGCCCCTGGGGGCGTCCGGATATGGCTTTATTTTTGTTTACCCGCAACATCCTCGCGGGTGAGCCGATTGATGTGTTTAATCATGGTCATCACCGTCGTGATTTTACCTATATCGATGATATCGTCGAAGGGGTTGTCAGGGCGCTCGATAACGTTGCTGACTGTGATCCGAATTGGCGAGGGGTGAATCCCGACCCTGCCAGCTCTTTTGCACCCTGGCGGGTGTTTAACATCGGTAATGGTAAGCCAGTGGAGTTAATGACCTATATCCATACCATTGAGAAGGTTGTCGGTCGTAAGGCTCGGATTAATCTGAAGCCAATGCAGCCTGGCGATGTACCGGAAACAGCGGCGGACGTAGAGGCGCTAGAAGCGGCAGTTCATTATCGGCCGAATACGACGGTTGAGGAGGGTATAGAACGGTTTGTGTATTGGTATCGGGGTTTTTACTCGGTTTAA